One genomic region from Magallana gigas chromosome 3, xbMagGiga1.1, whole genome shotgun sequence encodes:
- the LOC105327157 gene encoding uncharacterized protein has product MKMLHVDTKLGSMDNSKEQDDSLEDLMRKFANRLDQDLEKIDQDSPCQSSDQSNNHPVTMETHTASGNVITENGTDNSLLSVMTEFAEQLDKDSVKLSNHTDQQSAATETNSSLASFLSKVADKMDRDGQSEDPAFSKDHESQELLQDMMRNLHRGIKHSDWLKENTAEKWTSENPDLAKEFMEAASKGNPS; this is encoded by the exons atgaaaatgcTTCATGTAGACACCAAATTGGGATCGATGGACAATTCAAAAGAAC AAGATGATAGTTTAGAGGATCTAATGAGAAAATTTGCAAATCGACTGGACCAGGACTTGGAGAAAATAGATCAAGATTCACCTTGTCAGTCCAGTGACCAGAGCAACAACCATCCTGTTACCATGGAAACACATACGGCTTCTGGGAATGTGATCACAGAAAATGGCACCGATAATTCTCTCTTGTCTGTAATGACTGAATTTGCTGAACAACTAGATAAAGACTCTGTGAAACTCTCCAATCATACAGACCAACAAAGTGCAGCAACTGAAACAAACTCCTCACTTGCCTCTTTCCTTAGTAAAGTGGCTGACAAGATGGACAGGGATGGTCAGTCGGAAGACCCAGCATTTTCCAAAGATCATGAATCTCAAG AATTGCTACAAGATATGATGAGAAACTTACACAGGGGAATAAAACACAGCGATTGGTTAAAGGAGAATACTGCAGAAAAATGGACGTCAGAAAATCCTGACTTGGCCAAAGAATTCATGGAAGCTGCATCTAAAGGAAATCCATCTTGA
- the LOC105327158 gene encoding RCC1 and BTB domain-containing protein 1, whose translation MLDASKWPIFSILEQGDLEKIKKICVFGSSGNEAIYITNDDEVYAIGSNCSSCLGLGDAHSSFEPRKVDVLCKKKIVDIAFGSGPHVLAVSKNGEMYSWGHNGYCQLGNGGSGQGLTPTLINTNLQGKKILRVACGSHHSMALSQEGEIFAWGQNNCGQVGSGSTTNQPTPRKVVAVIGNKMALSIACGQTSSMALLENGEVYGWGYNGNGQLGLGNNVNQPNPCRVQQLQGVIISQLVCGYAHTLALSDEGSLFSWGANSYGQLGTGNKANQVSPSKVPMNGERMVEIAASHYAHISAAMSETGKVFMWGQCRGQSLTSPMLTKFTCTDDVFSAFSSPLVTWRTYTIDHVKGFSIIESLSKAFDDPITSDIKFTVEGRDIHVHKSVLKIRCEHFSSMFQSCWDEDGRNSIEVSQFSYAVYKAFLQYLYTDQVNLKPEEAIGLLDLANAYCEASLKRMCEQIIKKGITTENVAMLYAAAVKFEAKELEDFCFRFALNHMTAVVQTQAFSQLDDSVLKEFIRKAAIAGAFKY comes from the exons ATGCTTGATGCCAGCAAGTGGCCAATCTTTAGTATACTTGAACAAGGGGATTTGGAGAAAATAAAGAAGATATGTGTATTTGGAAGTTCTGGAAATGAAGCAATATACATAACAAATGACGATGAAGTGTATGCCATCGGATCGAACTGCAGCAGCTGTTTAGGGTTGG GTGATGCTCACAGCAGCTTTGAACCAAGAAAAGTGGATGTATTgtgcaagaaaaaaattgttgatataGCTTTCGGAAGTGGGCCTCATGTTCTTGCAGTGTCCAAAA atgGAGAAATGTACAGTTGGGGTCACAATGGATACTGTCAGCTTGGTAATGGGGGTTCAGGACAGGGGCTAACTCCCACTCTAATCAATACAAACCTACAGGGTAAAAAGATTTTAAGAGTGGCCTGTGGCAGCCATCACTCTATGGCTCTTTCACAAGAAGGAGAG ATATTTGCTTGGGGACAAAACAACTGTGGACAAGTTGGCTCTGGTTCTACAACAAACCAGCCAACTCCGAGAAAAGTTGTGGCAGTTATAG GAAACAAAATGGCACTGTCCATTGCCTGTGGCCAGACTTCATCAATGGCATTGTTAGAGAATGGAGAA GTGTATGGATGGGGTTACAATGGTAACGGACAACTTGGTCTTGGGAACAATGTCAATCAACCAAATCCTTGTCGTGTTCAGCAACTCCAGGGGGTCATTATCTCTCAG TTGGTGTGTGGCTATGCCCACACTTTGGCACTCTCAGATGAAGGTTCTCTCTTTTCCTGGGGGGCAAACTCTTACGGTCAGCTGGGCACAGGGAACAAGGCCAATCAGGTGTCACCTTCCAAGGTCCCCATGAATGGTGAAAG AATGGTAGAGATAGCAGCCAGTCATTATGCTCACATCTCTGCAGCCATGTCGGAAACAGGGAAAGTTTTTATGTGGGGTCAATGTCGGGGTCAGTCGTTGACCTCTCCAATGCTCACCAAGTTCACTTGCACTGATGATGTGTTCTCTGCATTCTCCTCCCCTTTAGTCACCTGGAGAACATATACTATTG ATCATGTAAAAGGATTCAGCATTATTGAGAGTCTATCCAAGGCCTTTGATGACCCA ATAACATCAGATATCAAGTTTACAGTGGAAGGGAGAGATATACATGTTCACAAATCTGTGCTCAAAATCAG GTGTGAACATTTTTCTTCGATGTTTCAGTCTTGCTGGGATGAAGACGGAAGAAA CTCCATAGAAGTCAGTCAGTTTTCATATGCCGTGTACAAAGCATTCCTTCAATATCTGTACACAGACCAAGTCAACTTAAAACCAGAAGAGgccatag GTTTGTTGGACCTTGCTAATGCTTATTGTGAGGCTTCGTTGAAGCGCATGTGTGAACAAATTATCAAGAAAGGCATAACTACAGAAAATGTTGCCATGCTCTATGCTGCGGCTGTCAAATTTGAAGCCAAG GAACTTGAGGACTTCTGCTTTCGCTTTGCTCTGAATCACATGACGGCAGTGGTGCAGACACAGGCTTTCTCTCAGTTGGACGATTCGGTTCTCAAGGAATTTATCCGCAAAGCAGCCATAGCTGGGGCTTTTAAGTACTGA
- the LOC105327159 gene encoding origin recognition complex subunit 6, giving the protein MSNKLVKSISQKLKITSPTVLSKAEELTQMLDVKVGSQALTALNLTGSCPVVMCLELAANTTGKTFNKEEGLKLSGVNKKVYANGLKALESMLDLSTNITIKDLAIQFGCTPATELAMKTLQSYEDEFKSKSGTVMDFTSPMFQATALCAACRKLKLKIDWNKLRELCSIKRSTYDKLVAEMEIHAVKLLETKTVEKQKRTRGLLDEVEKHLKDEDITKKQKKENTQEQGEVDDYEVWKKKILAAAAKAKEQEMNST; this is encoded by the exons ATGAGCAACAAGTTGGTGAAAAGTATATCGCAGAAGTTAAAAATAACTTCTCCGACAGTCTTAAG CAAAGCTGAAGAACTGACTCAGATGTTGGATGTCAAAGTAGGGAGTCAGGCTCTAACAGCCCTTAACCTGACTGGATCTTGTCCCGTTGTCATGTGCTTAGAACTGGCAGCTAATACAACTGGGAAAACATTCAACAAG GAGGAAGGTTTAAAGTTATCTGGAGTAAACAAGAAAGTGTATGCCAATGGCTTGAAAGCTTTGGAGAGTATGTTGGACCTTTCAACAAACATTACCATCAAAGATCTGGCCATTCAGTTTGGCTGCACACCAGCTACTGAGCTGGCTATGAAAACACTCCAAAG CTATGAAGATGAATTCAAATCAAAGTCTGGCACAGTAATGGATTTTACTTCCCCCATGTTTCAAGCCACTGCCCTTTGTGCAGCTTGCAG AAAactcaaattgaaaattgactGGAATAAACTTCGAGAATTATGCAGCATAAAGAGATCTACATATGACAAGCTTGTGGCAGAGATGGAAATTCACGCGGTAAAATTACTGG AAACAAAGACAGTTGAGAAACAGAAAAGAACCAGGGGTCTTCTTGATGAAGTTGAAAAACACCTCAAAG ATGAAGACATAACTAAGAAACAAAAGAAGGAGAATACACAAGAACAAGGTGAAGTGGACGATTATGAGGTGTGGAAGAAAAAGATTCTAGCTGCAGCTGCTAAAGCAAAGGAACAGGAAATGAATTCTACGTAG
- the LOC105327161 gene encoding beta-1-syntrophin, with the protein MVVKMATFSPRSGSFEVYIRQQWCKVFVTLNEDNVTLALDESLNNSLPLNISTESTTSKQDQLPESIAGQKRLVRVIKEEQNGLGISIKGGKENKMPILISKIFKGMAADKTEKLYVGDAILSVNGEDLREATHDEAVRALKKAKKIVELEVKYITDFSPCFRKISALNELGWGSQEAQRDAARANWTETKTIPLKLCYLCRNLSMSDPEKRTVELHSPDGKSTCIIRFPDAAVASDWFNAIHSNVTLLLSQCIAEANQVMTSAPNSREIKHIGWLSEQLMNEQGSLTWKPVFIALTDKDVLLYDTAPWSKEEWATPFQSHPLLATRLVHSGRLSNPVSGSDVLTFGTRCGTRNGVETHIFRVETQRDLAYWSRALVQGSHGVAAIIKEVTCPVKWQGGDARLTIHYDSGFTLHTVVPSEGPEPSTSTPTTVAWSYPYEKLRMTGDDGHRLLWLEFSDGSEQELDLGTCPKPIVFVLHTFLSAKVNRLGLLA; encoded by the exons ATGGTTGTCAAAATGGCGACATTTTCGCCTAGGTCGGGATCTTTTGAAGTATATATACGCCAACAATGGTGTAAGGTGTTTGTAACTTTGAATGAGGATAATGTAACCTTAGCACTTGATGAAAGTTTGAATAATTCACTCCCCCTTAATATCAGCACGGAAAGCACGACCTCTAAACAAGACCAGCTACCCGAATCCATTGCTGGACAAAAACGACTTGTGAGAGTGATAAAAGAAGAGCAAAATGGACTGGGAATCAGCATTAAAGGGgggaaagaaaacaaaatgccAATACTCattagtaaaatatttaaaggaatGGCTGCTGATAAAACAGAGAAGTTGTATGTTGGCGATGCCATTTTATCTGTTAATGGAGAAGATCTAAGAGAAGCAACTCATGACGAGGCGGTTAGAGCCCTTAAAAAGGCCAAGAAAATCGTAGAACTAGAGG TGAAATACATCACAGATTTTAGTCCCTGTTTCCGCAAGATATCAGCATTAAATGAGTTAGGGTGGGGAAGCCAGGAGGCCCAAAGGGACGCCGCCAGGGCAAACTGGACAGAGACCAAGACAATACCACTCAAACTGTGCTACCTGTGTAGGAATCTCAGCATGTCAGATCCGGAGAAACGGACCGTAGAGTTACACTCGCCTGACGGAAAATCCACCTGCATCATACGTTTTCCGGATGCAGCTGTAGCTAGTGATTGGTTCAATGCCATCCATTCTAATGTTACATTACTGCTGAGTCAGTGTATTGCAGAAGCTAATCAGGTCATGACCTCAGCTCCAAACTCAAGAGAAATTAAACACATTGGCTGGCTCTCGGAGCAG TTGATGAATGAACAAGGAAGCCTGACCTGGAAGCCAGTATTCATTGCCCTGACAGACAAGGATGTACTCCTGTATGACACAGCCCCCTGGAGTAAGGAGGAATGGGCCACTCCATTCCAAAGCCACCCTCTTCTTGCCACAAG ATTAGTTCACTCTGGTAGACTCAGTAATCCAGTGTCCGGCTCTGATGTTTTGACCTTTGGTACGAGATGTGGCACTCGTAATGGGGTTGAGACCCATATCTTTAGAGTGGAGACACAGAGGGATCTAGCCTACTGGTCCAGAGCCCTCGTGCAGGGCTCACACGGGGTCGCAGCCATTATCAAAGAGGTCACCTGTC CGGTGAAGTGGCAGGGAGGTGATGCTAGGCTGACCATCCACTATGACTCTGGGTTCACTCTCCACACCGTGGTCCCCAGTGAGGGGCCGGAGCCCTCCACCTCCACCCCCACCACAGTGGCCTGGTCCTATCCCTACGAAAAGTTACGCATGACTGGAGATGATGGACACAGGCTTCTGTGGCTGGAATTTTCTGATGGATCAGAACAG gaGTTAGATCTTGGTACTTGTCCAAAGCCTATAGTATTTGTACTGCACACATTTCTGTCTGCAAAAGTGAACCGATTAGGTCTGCTTGCCTGA
- the LOC105327160 gene encoding gamma-glutamylcyclotransferase: MEGRYFMYFAYGSNLLRQRLTLQNPSAQFQAIGKLQNYRLNFKSPSDPSRSRWRGGAATIEPHSGGVVWGVVWKLNETDKENLDRQESVYDPIFVDVITPDNQNHKCRTYMMQEAYITDKYDNRPSPHYKDVLVKGAQQNSVPPTYIEFLQNVEDNGYSGEIPVYNSVMDTLNSGS; encoded by the exons ATGGAGGGTAGATACTTTATGTACTTTGCTTATGGAAGCAACCTTTTACGCCAAAGACTGACTTTGCAAAACCCTTCTGCTCAATTCCAAGCCATTGGAAAACTGCAG AACTACAGACTAAATTTCAAATCACCGTCTGACCCCAGCAGATCTCGCTGGAGGGGTGGCGCCGCTACCATAGAACCCCACTCTGGAGGAGTGGTCTGGGGAGTAGTGTGGAAGCTGAATGAGACAGATAAAGAAAACCTCgatag ACAAGAAAGCGTTTATGATCCCATTTTTGTGGATGTCATCACACCTGATAACCAAAACCACAAGTGTCGCACTTACATGATGCAAGAGGCGTACATCACGGACAAGTATGACAACCGCCCCTCCCCCCACTACAAGGACGTGCTAGTGAAGGGTGCCCAACAGAACAGCGTACCCCCAACCTACATAGAGTTTCTACAGAATGTGGAAGACAACGGGTATTCTGGGGAGATCCCCGTGTATAATTCAGTCATGGACACTCTCAACTCTGGTTCGTAA